One genomic region from Zalophus californianus isolate mZalCal1 chromosome 14, mZalCal1.pri.v2, whole genome shotgun sequence encodes:
- the PHETA1 gene encoding sesquipedalian-1 produces the protein MKLNERSLAFYATCDAPVDNAGFLYKKGGRHAAYHRRWFVLRGNMLFYFEEPASREPVGVIILEGCTVELVEAAEEFAFAVRFAGARARTYVLAAESQAAMEGWVKALSRASFDYLRLVVRELEQQLAAMRAGDCPPPPRRPRALPPKENGCAVWSAEPPPAAAAPAPAPALILSPAGAAAPAGSRPGPAPPPLPPRRRAWAPNGPPHAGSFARLHEWYGQEVRALRSQWLGSRSRAQP, from the coding sequence ATGAAGCTGAACGAGCGCAGCCTGGCCTTCTACGCCACGTGCGACGCCCCGGTGGACAACGCGGGCTTCCTGTACAAGAAAGGCGGCCGGCACGCGGCCTACCACCGCCGCTGGTTCGTGCTGCGCGGCAACATGCTCTTCTACTTCGAGGAGCCGGCCAGCCGCGAGCCCGTGGGCGTCATCATCCTGGAGGGCTGCACCGTGGAGCTGGTGGAGGCCGCCGAGGAGTTCGCCTTCGCCGTGCGCTTCGCCGGGGCCCGGGCGCGCACCTACGTGCTGGCCGCCGAGAGCCAGGCCGCCATGGAGGGCTGGGTGAAGGCGCTGTCGCGGGCCAGCTTCGACTACCTGCGGCTCGTGGTGCGCGAGCTGGAGCAGCAGCTGGCCGCCATGCGGGCCGGGGActgcccgccgccgccgcgccggcCCCGCGCGCTCCCGCCCAAGGAGAACGGCTGCGCCGTGTGGAGCGCCGagccgccccccgccgccgccgcccccgcccccgcccccgccctcatCCTCAGCCCCGCGGGCGCTGCCGCCCCCGCCGGCTCGCGGCCCggccccgcgccgccgcccctGCCTCCCCGGCGGCGGGCCTGGGCGCCCAACGGGCCTCCGCACGCCGGCTCCTTCGCCCGGCTGCACGAGTGGTATGGGCAGGAGGTGAGGGCGCTGAGGAGCCAGTGGCTCGGGAGCCGGAGCCGGGCCCAGCCCTGA